CTGCGGTCCACGAGCACGACCGGCACGTCGAGACCCGCCGGCCACTCCTCGGCGGGTTCGAGCCCCGCGCGGGGCATCAGGAGCAGACCGTCCGCGCCCGCCGCCACCAGGCGTCGCGCCTGCTCCTGGTTGTCCGCCGTCGTCTCCCCGGACACCGCCAGGACGATACGGACGCCGTGCGCGCGCGCCGCGTCCTGCACGCCACGGATGATCTCGGGGTAGTAGTAGTCCCCCGGCGGAACGACCAGACCGAGGACGGACTCCCGGCGCGCCTCCGCCCGCGCCGTCGTCGTCCGCGTCGTCCCCGCCACCCCCGTCGTGCCCGGGGCGACGGCCTGGTCCGCCGCCGCCGGAGACATCGCGCCGCCGTGCACCCGGACGACGAGCCCGCGGCCCGCCAGATCCCGCACGTCCTGCCGGACCGTGACGGCGGAGACACCCAGCTCCGCCGCCACGTCCTTGACCGTGATCGTCCCCCGGCGCTCCACCATGCGCAGGATCGCCTCACGTCGCTCTTCCGTCAGCACCCGACTTCCCCTTCTGTCGCGAGTGAAGTCGATTACTTTCACTCGACAAACGAAAGGTATCAACGAAGCCGCGGTGCCCCTGCCGATGCGGACCGAGGAGTCAGTTCCCCTCGGCCTCGAAGGTGCGCAGCAGGTCGGCGGCCACGCTGACCGCGATCGTCGCCGGTTCCTTGCCGCTGATGTCGGCGAGCCCGATCGGGGTCTTGATCCGGTCGATGGTGGCGTCGTCGTGACCGCCCTCGGTGGAGAGGCGCTTGCGGAACCGCGCCCACTTCGCCGCCGAGCCGATCAGACCGATGGAGCCGAGGTGGGGCGTGCGCAGGGCGGCGTCGCACAGCGCGGCGTCCTCGGCGTGGTCATGGGTCATGATCAGGACGTGGGTGCCGAGCGGCAGCTCCTCCAGGACCTCCTCGGGCAGCAGCGGCGTGTGGTGCACCCGCACCTGCGCCACCGCGTCCGCGAGCACACCGAGCCGCTCCTCCGCGAGGGCGTCGGAGCGGGTGTCGATCAGATGGAGGTCGAGATCCTGACGGGCCAGGATCCGCGCCAGTTCGAGGCCGACGTGCCCGACGCCGAAGATCGCCACCGCCCGGACCACCGGCAGCGGTTCGAGCAGCACCGACACCGTGCCGCCGCAGCACTGCACCCCGTGCCGGTTGGTCACCTTGTCGTTCAGGGCGAAGTCCATCAGCTCCGGCTCCGCCTCGGCCGCGGCGATCATCTCCCGGGCCCGGTCGATCGCGACGGCCTCCACGTTCCCGCCGCCGATCGAGCCCCATGTCTCGGTCCGCCCGACCACGAGCTTCGCGCCGGCGTCGCGGGGGGCGTGGCCGCGCACGGTCGCGACGGTCACGAGCACGCCGGACTCCCGGCGTGCCCGCAGCCGCGCGACCGCGGCGAACCACGTCATGTCAGGCACCGCTCAGGACTTCCGCGCCCGTGCGGAGCCTGTCACGGGCCGTCTCGATCGCCCAGTACACCGCCTCCGGCGTCGCGGGCGAGGCCAGCTCCACGCTGATCCCGTCCGGCCCGAACGCGGCCGCGGCCTGCCGCAGGGCCTCCCGTACGGAGAAGGCCAGCATCAGCGGAGGCTCGCCCACGGCCTTGGAGCCGTACACCGCGCCCTCCTCGCCGGCGTTCTGGAGGAGCGTGACGTGGAACTCCTCCGGCATCTCGGAGAAGCTCGGGAGCTTGTACGTGCTCGCCGCCTGCGTCAGGAGCCGGCCGCGGTTCGGCCCGTCGCCGGCGTCCCAGCGGAGGTCCTCCAGGGTCAGCCACCCCGCGCCCTGCACGAAACCGCCCTCGACCTGACCGATGTCGATCAGGGGGGAGAGGCTGTCGCCGACGTCGTGCACGATGTCCACCCGCCGGATGCGGTACCCGCCGGTGAAGCCGTCCACCTCCACCTCGGCCGCGGCGGCGCCGTGGGCGAAGTACTTGAACGGCGAGCCGTGGAACGACTTCGCGTCCCAGTGCAGCCCCTCCGTCCGGTAGAAACCGGCCGCCGACAGCTGCACCCGCTGGAAGTACGCGGTGCGCACCAGGTCGTCCCAGCCCAGCTCCCGGTCGCTGCCGAGGCCGCGCGCGACGCCCTCGACGATCCGTACGTCCGAGGCGTTCGTGCCGAGCTGGGTCGCGGCCACCTGGAGCAGCCGCTCGCGCAGCTGCTCGCAGGCGTTCTTCACCGCCGCGCCGTTGAGGTCCGTGCCCGCGCTGGCGGCGGTGGCGGAGGTGTTGGGCACCTTGTCCGTACGCGTCGGGGCGAGCCGCACCTTGTGCAGCGGGATGCCGAGGGTGGTCGCCGCCACCTGGAGCATCTTGGTGTGCAGGCCCTGGCCCATCTCGGTGCCGCCGTGGTTGATCAGGACGGAGCCGTCCTTGTAGATCAGCACCAGCGCGCCGCCCTGGTTGAAGGCGGTGAGGTTGAACGAGATGCCGAACTTCAGGCCGGTCAGCGCGAGGGCCCGCTTGGTGTGCGGGTGCGCGGCGTTGAAGGCGGCGATCTCGCGCCGGCGGTCGGCGAAGTCCGCGTTCTCCTTGACCTGCTCCCAGACGGCCGAGATCCGCTCCGGCTGGACGACCGGCTGCCCGTACGGCGTCGTCTGGCCCTTCCGGTAGAAGTTGCGCTCCCGCAGCTCCGCCGGATCGAGGCCGAGCAGCGGCGCGCACCGGCCCATGATGTCCTCGATCACCAGCATGCCCTGGGGCCCGCCGAAGCCGCGGAAGGCGGTGTTGGAGACCTTGTTGGTCCTGGCGATGCGACCGGTGATACGGGCGTTGGGGAGCCAGTACGTGTTGTCGATGTGGCACAGCGCGCGGGCCACCACCGGCTCGGACAGGTCCAGGCTCCAGCCGCCGTCCGCGGTCAGGGTGGCGTCGAGGGCCTGGACGCGGCCCTCGGCGTCGAAGCCGATCCGCCACGCGGCGTGGAAGCCGTGCCGCTTGCCGGACATGGTCAGGTCCTGGGTCCGGTTGAGCCGGACCCGCACCGGGCGGCCGGTCAGCCTGGCGCCGAGCGCGGCGACGGCCGCGAAGCCGTGCGGCTGCATCTCCTTGCCGCCGAAGCCGCCGCCCATCCGCAGACACTGCACGGTCACCTCGTGACTGTGCAGGCCGAGCACGTGCGCGACGATCTCCTGGGTCTCGGACGGGTGCTGGGTGCTGCTCTGGACGAAGACCTGCCCGGCCTCGTCGATGTGGGCGAGGGCCGCGTGCGTCTCCAGGTAGAAGTGCTCCTGGTCGGAGAACTGCAGCTCCCCGGTGAACACATGCGCGGAGTCGGCGAAGCCGGCGTCGACGTCGCCGGTCACCATCACCGGCCGGGCGCCGTGGAAGCTGTCGGCGGCGATCGCCTCCTGGAGCGTCACCAGGGAGGGCTTCTCGTCGAGTTCCACCACGACGGCCTCGGCGCCGAGCCGGGCCGCCTCAAGGGTCTCGCCGAGCACCCAGGCGACCGCGTGGCCGTGGAACATGACCTCGTCGGGGAAGAGTGGCTCGTCGTGCTTCATCCCGGCGTCGTTGACGCCGGGCACGTCGGCACCGGTGAGGACGCGCACCACACCGGGCACGGCGAGCGCCGGCTCGGTACGCAGCGCGGTGATGGTGCCGTGGGCCTTCATGACCTGGACCGGGTGGGCGTGCAGCACGTCCTTGGTGCGGTGGACCAGGTCGTCGGTGTAGAGCGCGGTGCCGGTGACGTGCTGGGCGGCGCTCTCGTGCGGCAGCGAGAGACCGACGACGGACTTCTCGGGACGCTGGGACAACTGGCTCATGACGACACCGCCTCGGTGGTTCGCGCGTACAGCTTCAGCAGGCTCTGGCCGAGCATCGCGGAGCGGTAGGCCGCGCTCGCCCGGTGGTCGCTCATCGGGGTGCCCTCGTCGCGCAGCACAGGGGCCGCGGCCTCGACGGTCTCCGCCGTCCACGGCCTGCCCTCCAGGGCCGCCTCGGTGGCGAGCGCGCGGATCGGGGTGGCGGCGACACCGCCCAGGCCGATGCGCGCCTTGCGGACGATCCCGTCCTGGACGTCCAGCGCGAACGCGACCGCCACGCTGGAGATGTCGTCGAAACGCCGCTTGGCGATCTTGTGGAAGGCCACGACCGGCGACAGCGGCAGCGGGACGCGCACCGCGCGGATCAGCTCGCCGGGACGGCGCACGCTCTGCCGGTAGCCGGTGAAGTACGCGGAGAGGGGGACCTCGCGCTCACCGTCGGCGTCGGCGAGCACCACCGACGCGTCGAGCGCGAGCAGCGCCGGCGGGCTGTCGCCGATGGGGGAGCCGGTGCCCAGATTGCCGCCGAGGGTCGCGCCGTTGCGGATGAGCCGCGAGGCGAACTGGGGGAACAGCTCGGCGAGGAGCGGGACTTCGCCGTCGAGACGTCGCTCGATCTCGGTGAGGGTCAGCGCCGCCCCGATCTCGATGGCGTCCGACTCGACCCGCAGCTCCCGCAGTTCGGGAAGGCGGTCGACCGCGATGACACACCCCGCCCTCCTGGACCGGATGTTCACCTCCACGCCCCAGTCGGTGGAACCGGCGACCACCACAGCGTCGGGCCGCTCGCGCAGCACCCGCAGCGTCTCGGCCAGGGTGTCCTTCCGGACGAACACGCTGTCGTCCTGGGCGTACTCGGTGGCGACCGGTGCGGGCGGAGCCTGCTCGCGGCGCCGGGCGAGCGGGTCCTCGTCGGTGGGCGCCCCCACGGCGAAGGCGGCGTCGCGGATGGGGCGGTAGCCCGTACAGCGGCACAGGTTGCCGCTCAGGGCGTGCAGATCGAAGCCGTTCGGACCGTGCTCGGCGTCGGCCGCCGCGCCGTCCGCCTCCCCGTGGGCGCAGCGGTCGGGCCGGTAGTACTCGGCGGCCATGCTGCACACGAACCCGGGTGTGCAGTAACCGCATTGGGATCCGCCGCGGACCGCCATCTCCTCCTGCACGGGGTGCAGGGTGGGCGGCGTGCCGGGCGCGCCGGCGGTGGCGAGACCCTCGGAGGTGACGATCTCCTGGCCGTCGAGCGAGGCGACCGGGACCAGGCAGGCGTTGACCGCCACCCAGTCGGTGGGCTTGTTCACCCCGGGGCGGGCCACCAGGACCGAACAGGCGCCGCACTCACCCTCGGCGCAGCCCTCCTTGGTGCCGGTGAGGCCGCGCTCGCGCAGGAAGTCCAGCACCGTGGTGTGGGGTGCGGCCGGTGCGATGGGTGCTTCTTCTCCGTTGACGGTGATACGCGCCGCTACCATGACGGGCCCTCGATTCCGTGCGCGATGGGTCGGTTCATCATGTTCGCCAATGTCGGGCAGCTTTCTGTGTTCAGACGCGCCACGGCGGAGAAGCGGGCGCGGAACGGCACGCGACAGGGGCGTGCCGGGAAGCGTGAAGGGAAGCCGGGAGAACCGGGGAAGCCGTCGGCGTGCCCGCGGGCGGGCGCGGCGGAACGGCGTCGTCAGCAGCCGTGGGCGATGCGACCCGGAACCCAGACCGTGGTGTGGGCGAGGCGGCTCAGGTCGGAGCTGGTGTTCATCCGCCGGTCGCCTCCTCTCGGTCGTCATGGGTCGACGCTGCAAATTAATGCCCGGCGATCACCGAGGTCAAGAGCCGTCCGAGCTGTGTATATCTCCGAATCAGATGACTCTCAACAAAAACATCTGTTGGACAGTTCCACGGAGCGCTCCAAGGATGTGCCGTGCGGTTGCACAGTCCACGAGAGCGGAGGCACACATGCCGCATGAAGAGACCGAAGTAGTCGTCGTCGGGGCCGGCCAGGCGGGTGTCGCGATGAGCGAGCACCTGGGCGCCCACGACATCCCGCACCTCGTCCTGGAGCGGCACCGGATCGCCGAGCGGTGGCGCTCCGAGCGCTGGGACTCCCTGGTCGCGAACGGGCCCGCGTGGCACGACCGCTTCCCCGGCCTGGAGTTCGACGGCGTCGCTCCCGACGCCTTCGCGTCGAAGGAGCAGGTCGCCGACTACTTCGTCGCGTACGCCGAGAAGATCGGCGCCCCCGTCCGCAGCGGTGTCGAGGTCACCTCGGTGCGCCGGCTCGCCGGCCGGCCCGGCTTCCGCGTCGAGACGCCGCAGGGCACGATCGACGCGCGCTTCGTCGTGGCCGCGACCGGGGCGTTCCAGCGGCCCGTGATCCCGCCCGTCGTGCCGGACGGCGCCGTCCCCACGCAGATCCACTCCAGCGGCTACCGCAATCCGGAGCAGCTGCCCGAGGGCGCGGTCCTCGTCGTGGGGGCCGGCTCCTCCGGCGTGCAGATCGCCGACGAACTGCGCCGGTCCGGGCGCCGGGTGTTCCTCTCCGTCGGTCCGCACGACCGTCCGCCCCGCGCGTACCGCGGACGCGACTTCTGCTGGTGGCTCGGGGTGCTCGGGATCTGGGACGCGCAGACCCCTCCCCAGGGTGCCGAGCACGTCACCATCGCGGTCAGCGGCGCGCGCGGCGGCCACACCGTGGACTTCCGGGACCTGGCCGCCTCCGGCATCGAACTCGTCGGCCTGACCACGTCCTACGGCGACGGCGTGCTGCGCTTCGCGCCGGACCTCGCCGCGAACATCGCCTTCGGCGACGCCCGGTACCTGGAGTTCCTCCGGGCCGCCGACGCGTACGTCGAGCGCAACGGGCTCGACCTCCCCGAGGAGCCGGAGGCGCATGTCCTCGGGCCGGACCCGGAGTGCGTGACCGGCCCCCGCCTGGAGCTCGACCTCGCCGAGGCGGGTGTGACCTCCCTCGTGTGGGCGACGGGTTTCGCGAGCGACTACGGCTGGCTGGACGTCGACGCGTTCGACGAGGCCGGCCGGCCGGACCAGCGACGCGGAGTCTCCGCCGAGCCCGGCGTCTACTTCCTGGGCCTGCCCTGGCTGTCCCGGCGCGGTTCGAGCTTCATCTGGGGCGTCTGGCACGACGCCCGGTTCGTCGCCGACCACATCGCACGGCAGCGCGGCTATCTCGCGTACGACCCCACCGACCCGAAGAACTGAGGAGCGGATCATGACCTCC
This is a stretch of genomic DNA from Streptomyces sp. R44. It encodes these proteins:
- the xdhC gene encoding xanthine dehydrogenase accessory protein XdhC yields the protein MTWFAAVARLRARRESGVLVTVATVRGHAPRDAGAKLVVGRTETWGSIGGGNVEAVAIDRAREMIAAAEAEPELMDFALNDKVTNRHGVQCCGGTVSVLLEPLPVVRAVAIFGVGHVGLELARILARQDLDLHLIDTRSDALAEERLGVLADAVAQVRVHHTPLLPEEVLEELPLGTHVLIMTHDHAEDAALCDAALRTPHLGSIGLIGSAAKWARFRKRLSTEGGHDDATIDRIKTPIGLADISGKEPATIAVSVAADLLRTFEAEGN
- the xdhB gene encoding xanthine dehydrogenase molybdopterin binding subunit; this translates as MSQLSQRPEKSVVGLSLPHESAAQHVTGTALYTDDLVHRTKDVLHAHPVQVMKAHGTITALRTEPALAVPGVVRVLTGADVPGVNDAGMKHDEPLFPDEVMFHGHAVAWVLGETLEAARLGAEAVVVELDEKPSLVTLQEAIAADSFHGARPVMVTGDVDAGFADSAHVFTGELQFSDQEHFYLETHAALAHIDEAGQVFVQSSTQHPSETQEIVAHVLGLHSHEVTVQCLRMGGGFGGKEMQPHGFAAVAALGARLTGRPVRVRLNRTQDLTMSGKRHGFHAAWRIGFDAEGRVQALDATLTADGGWSLDLSEPVVARALCHIDNTYWLPNARITGRIARTNKVSNTAFRGFGGPQGMLVIEDIMGRCAPLLGLDPAELRERNFYRKGQTTPYGQPVVQPERISAVWEQVKENADFADRRREIAAFNAAHPHTKRALALTGLKFGISFNLTAFNQGGALVLIYKDGSVLINHGGTEMGQGLHTKMLQVAATTLGIPLHKVRLAPTRTDKVPNTSATAASAGTDLNGAAVKNACEQLRERLLQVAATQLGTNASDVRIVEGVARGLGSDRELGWDDLVRTAYFQRVQLSAAGFYRTEGLHWDAKSFHGSPFKYFAHGAAAAEVEVDGFTGGYRIRRVDIVHDVGDSLSPLIDIGQVEGGFVQGAGWLTLEDLRWDAGDGPNRGRLLTQAASTYKLPSFSEMPEEFHVTLLQNAGEEGAVYGSKAVGEPPLMLAFSVREALRQAAAAFGPDGISVELASPATPEAVYWAIETARDRLRTGAEVLSGA
- a CDS encoding xanthine dehydrogenase small subunit — protein: MVAARITVNGEEAPIAPAAPHTTVLDFLRERGLTGTKEGCAEGECGACSVLVARPGVNKPTDWVAVNACLVPVASLDGQEIVTSEGLATAGAPGTPPTLHPVQEEMAVRGGSQCGYCTPGFVCSMAAEYYRPDRCAHGEADGAAADAEHGPNGFDLHALSGNLCRCTGYRPIRDAAFAVGAPTDEDPLARRREQAPPAPVATEYAQDDSVFVRKDTLAETLRVLRERPDAVVVAGSTDWGVEVNIRSRRAGCVIAVDRLPELRELRVESDAIEIGAALTLTEIERRLDGEVPLLAELFPQFASRLIRNGATLGGNLGTGSPIGDSPPALLALDASVVLADADGEREVPLSAYFTGYRQSVRRPGELIRAVRVPLPLSPVVAFHKIAKRRFDDISSVAVAFALDVQDGIVRKARIGLGGVAATPIRALATEAALEGRPWTAETVEAAAPVLRDEGTPMSDHRASAAYRSAMLGQSLLKLYARTTEAVSS
- a CDS encoding flavin-containing monooxygenase, whose translation is MPHEETEVVVVGAGQAGVAMSEHLGAHDIPHLVLERHRIAERWRSERWDSLVANGPAWHDRFPGLEFDGVAPDAFASKEQVADYFVAYAEKIGAPVRSGVEVTSVRRLAGRPGFRVETPQGTIDARFVVAATGAFQRPVIPPVVPDGAVPTQIHSSGYRNPEQLPEGAVLVVGAGSSGVQIADELRRSGRRVFLSVGPHDRPPRAYRGRDFCWWLGVLGIWDAQTPPQGAEHVTIAVSGARGGHTVDFRDLAASGIELVGLTTSYGDGVLRFAPDLAANIAFGDARYLEFLRAADAYVERNGLDLPEEPEAHVLGPDPECVTGPRLELDLAEAGVTSLVWATGFASDYGWLDVDAFDEAGRPDQRRGVSAEPGVYFLGLPWLSRRGSSFIWGVWHDARFVADHIARQRGYLAYDPTDPKN